The nucleotide sequence GCCAAAACCTAAAGGATCAATCAAATCGTGACAGGAAGCACATTGAGGCAAAGCTGAGTGAGCTGCTATCGATTTTCGTACTGTATCAATTTGCTTTCCCAAATCAATATCCAACTGAGGCACATTCGGAGGAGGAAGCATTTGGGGCCTATTAAGAAATTTCTTCAATACATACGCTCCCCGCTCAACGGGCGAAGTTCGATCACCATTGCTTGTCATCGTAAGTACAGATGAGTGACTCAACATTCCTCCCCTCTTACTATCTTTATCAAATCTTTCCAAACGAAATCCACTCTCGCCTTTTGGGGCTAAGCCATAAAAGATGGCCATACTATCATCCACAAGAGTAAAATCTGAGTGAATCAAATTATCGAGACTTAAATTTTTCTGGAAGAGTTCATTAATAAAAAGTTGACTTTCTTTTATCGAGCTCAATTTCACAGCATCATTATAAGAGCGATAAATATTTTGATTGACTGCAATTTCTAAAACTTTTTCTAATTCAAACCATTGACTTGCAAAACCCCCGATGAAACCTTGGAATTTATCATTTTCGACCATTCGGTCGATTTGCTGCTTCAAAATTGTGGGACGATGCAAAACACCCTTTTGCGCTAATCGCATAAGCTCTTCATCTGGCATACTACTCCACAAAAAATAACTGAGCCTAATCGCTAATTCACGATCATTTACCCAAGTGCGTTTTTCTCCACTCTCTTCTACCATATATAAAAAATGACCCGATGATAAAATCGTGCTTATTGGTCGTACTAAAGCCTCTTTCATAGATTTCTTTGTACTGAACTCTTCTCGAAATACCTTCATCACACGTTTGACATAAGCATCACTAACTTGAGCTCCACGAAAAGCTTTTTTTGCAAAATTAACAAGGATGATTCCTGCTTTCTTTTCTGCTTGAACAAGATCATTTTCATCTTCATTCATAAAAACCTCCTCACCCTTACTTCTATTAATTGGCCCTATAAATTCTATACGATCAATCCAAATACCATCAACCCCCTCATGATTTTTATCGGCACGCTTATTTAGCTTTTTGCCTTCTACTGGGACTAACATTTCAAATGGAACAGATAAAATGAGTTTCTCACCCTTTTTATCATCAGAGATCTTTACGAGGACCTCATTAACCTGCCCTTCCTCTAAAGATTTAAACACAGGGATAGCCGCCAAGGTCACGGCGGTTTTCCTGCCCCCCATAGCGACCTTTAAATAGGCCGATTTAACATTCGCTTTATGTAAAGCGCTGTGAACCCTCAGGATATATTCACCTGGCGGCACCTGCTTTGAAAAATCAAGCTCAAAACGCTGTAAGTTCCCGTTAAAGCCATTGGAATAAGGAAAGAGTAATCCTCCCTTTTTAGTCACTTCCATATCTACATAATTATTCCATGGGCTATGAAGGCCATCCCTCAAAGCACCTTTCAAACGATTTTTTAAAGCGACCTCATCAGCTTGTTTATACTTAGCTAAAACTTGCTTCATGGGCAAAGCTTTCATATCATTTTCTATATCTTGCTGACGCTTAATATTTTTTTTGATTTTCTTCATTTCTTTATCAATGCGCGACGCCAATAGATCTTCCAACTCAAAACTGTAGACCTTAGGTAAACGTTTTTCTTCTGATTGCATTTTCATCGCTTTCTTCACAGCTTCTTCTGCCGATTTAAAATATTGACGCACCTGAAAAGGTGAAATTGATAAAGCCTCCCCTACCGTATCAAAACCATTGTATAAATTATCTTCTGGAATAGCCTCAACATCGACTTCTACACCCAATAGTTCATACATAGTTCGTTGATATTCTCGGCGATTGAGGCGGCGAATTGTCGCGACCCCCTTTTGAGACGCAAAGTGTAAGCGCGCAGTGCTTAAACTCTCACTCAAAGAACGAATCACGCCACTCATCTCTTTTACTTCCGGTTGATCACTTTTTTTCGGGGGCATCTGAGCTCCATTCAATGTATCGAGCACGTCCTGCCAATGCTGTACATCTCCCGGTGTTTTTAAAGCATACGCTAAAGTATCGAGCCTCATTCCACCTTTCTGTTTTTTCACCCCATGACACTCGGTACAATACTTATCAAAAAAAGGGCTTACACGATTTTTATAATCACTTATTTTTAAAATATCTAGATTGGTTTTTTCTTTAGGAAGATGCTTTCCCCTAAGGGACGAGAAATCCTCTAAATCAACTTTTAGTTTATTGAATTCAAGTCCAGAATCAATCTTAGCAAAGTTTTTAATAATTTCACTAATTGCCGACTCTTCTAAATCTTTCGCCTGATAAAGGCTCCGCCCTTTGGGACTTATATCTTCAGTGATCTCCACTTCTTTTTTCGTGACTTGGTCGAGGACCTCACCTTTAGCCTCTTCAGGAACGAGTACTTTTTCACTAAGTTTGGTACTAAGAGTGATTTCCGGCTTAATGTTATCGCTATTTAAAAATAAATAATAAGCCGCTCCCACTAGAGCACAAAATATAAATCCGAGTATCATCGGGACTTTAGATTTTTTTTGCGATCGACGCAAAGCCTTACGCTTTTTAGTTTTGACTTGGTCGATTTTTATCTTGGTCGATTTTTTCACTTCTGGGGATTTTGTAGCTAGTCCTACTTGCGGTGCTGATTTTTGCTCCTCAGAACAGTCATTATCACAGGATGCCGCAGGAACACTCTCCTGCGGGCAGGCCGTTTGTTCGAGGACACATATATAAGCATCGCAGGAACAAGCCAATTTATGATTAAATGCCTCTCGATCAAGAAGTAAATTCCTTTGACAACTTGGACAAGAAACTTTAATCTCAGGCGTACCCAGTGGAACCGTAAAATAACTCCCTCCACAAGAACAATGAGGTTTATTATTTTTCCATTCTAATTCTTTTTTACAAAATACACATTTTTGTCTTTCTGAATCTACGGTCATTGATTTACCTAGCTCTCATTCATATTGGTCTAGAAAACAATCTCTACCTTAAACACTACGAAAGCTAAATGAGCTATATGACATCTACTGGATTAATTTGCCCCTTTCGCAAAATAAATCACTAAGTCATTAGATCATTTCTTCACTTAGACCTTTCTCATCAATTTCGAGCATAGCTTCATTATTTTGACGCTGATCAAATAAAAAAGCCCCGTACTTCCAAGAGAAGTACGGGGCTTTTAAAAAGCTGGGGTTTTAACTAATGATTAGTTAAGACCCTTGCCGTTAAGATCTTCAAATGCCTGAACGATACGAGCTACAAAAGTCTCTTGACCTTTACGTAACCATACGCGTGGATCATAGTTCTTTTTGTTAGGCTTATCAGCGCCATCAGGATTACCGATTTGACCCTGAAGGTAAGCTTCTTTCTCTTTGTAGAACTTCATTACACCTTCCCAAGTTGCCCACTGAGTATCAGTATCGATATTCATTTTGATAACGCCATAGGAAATAGCTTCAGTAATTTCTTTCGGACTTGAACCTGAACCACCGTGGAAAACGAAATCTACAGGGTTTTCACCAGTATTGAATTTTTCTGTAATGTAAGCCTGTGAATCACGGAGGATTGTAGGAGTCAACTTAACATTACCAGGCTTGTAAACGCCATGTACGTTACCGAAAGAAGCCGCAATCGTGAAATTAGGGCTGATTTTGCTGAGACGCTCATAAGCTTCTGAAACTTCAGAAGGCTGAGTGTAGAGCAAAGATGCATCCATGTCAGAGTTATCAACGCCGTCTTCTTCTCCGCCAGTACAACCGAGTTCGATTTCGAGAGTCATGTCCATTTTAGCCATACGCTCAAGGTATTTTTCACAAGTAGAAAGGTTTTCTTCAAGTGACTCTTCCGAGAGGTCAATCATGTGTGAAGAAAAGAGTGGCTTTCCAGTTTCAGCGAAATGCTTTTCAGAAGCATCGAGCAAACCGTCGATCCAAGGGAGAAGTTTCTTTGCCGCGTGATCAGTGTGAAGGATAACAGGAACGCCATAGGCTTCTGCAACTTCGTGAACGTGCTTTGCACCAGAGATAGTACCGATAACTTGAGCTTTTTGACCTTCCATCTTCAGACCTTTACCAGCGAAGAAAGCCCCGCCACCGTTAGAGAACTGAATAATAACGGGAGAACCGACTATCGCAGCCGCTTCAATAACACCGTTTACAGAGTCTGTATTAACACAGTTTACTGCAGGAAGAGCTGCTTTGTGTTCTTTACATACATCAAAAATTTTTCTTAGGTCGTCACCAGTTGCAACGCCAGGTTTTACAGAATCGAATACTTTAGCCATGTTATTTACCTCTTTAGGTTTTCTTTTATTTTTAGAAAATTTTGTTTTGTTTAGATTGACGCCCTAAAACTAATTATAAGGGCTTATAAAGCAAGCTTTATTTAAAGCCTAGTGTGTCTTAATTTTTTTGTACGAAGCTCTTTTGATAAAGAACAAAAGCATCGCGATTCCCCATTTCAGCTGATTTTTTCAACATAATCTCGGCTTGGTCACGATTGGCTTTCAAGTACTCACCAGCTAAATAAATACGTCCCAATTCATAGAGCGCATCCGCATGATTCTGCAGTGCCGCTTTTTGATAGTAAATTATAGCTTTATTAATATCCTTTTTTACGTCCTCTCCAGTTTCGTACATGTAAGCTAAAACATAAATAGCTTGCGCATAATTTTGTTCCGCTGCACGCTGGTAATAATCTAAGCCTCTTGCTACATTTACTTTAGTCCCAATACCACGAATGTGGCATACGCCTGCATTGTATAGGCCACTTGAATTCCCTAAGCGCGCCGCTTTCTCATACCAGGTATAAGCGATTTCTAAATTTGCAGATACACCTGAACCTACAGAGTAGCAATTCCCTAAAGCCACTTGTGCAGGAGGATAATTTTTATTTGCTGCACGTAAAAACCATCTTATAGCAACTTCATTATCTTTACGCACCCCAATACCATTCTGATAACAGTAAGCAACCCGAGCTTCTGACGTAGAGTTACCATTATCGGCAGATAACATTAACCATTTCAAAGCTTCCTTGCGATTATATACGGAAGGATACTCTTGGTTATTTGAAAACTCTGCCATTTTTAGTTGAGCATCAGCATTGCCTTTTTGCGCACTTTCACGATAGAGAGCAATAGCATCAAGCACTCTCTTGGGACCGCCTAAACCACGTTCATAATATTCTGCAAGACGACTGATAGCTCGGTAATCTTTTATCAAAGATGCTTCTTGAAAATAACGTATGGCTTTTTTGTAATCTTCTCTTCTATCCAATAGTAATGCTGCGTTAATATTGGCCTGTACTAGACCAAAATCCGCCGCTTTCATATAGTATTTCAAGCCTTCATCTTCGCTCTTCTCGACGCCATCTCCTCTGATATAGAGGTTGGCCAAGTTGTACATGCACTGACGATGATTTTTATCTGCACCTCGGCGCCACCACTGAGCGGCCATTGCAGTATCTTTTTCCAAACCCAAACGACCATAGAAATAATTATTACCCAATTCTAAGATTGCCGTTTTGCTCCCCGCTTCAGCTGCTTTTTCAAGTTTTTCGAGACGCTTCTCTTGTACTTTTTCACGCTCATCCTTCTTGACTTCGTCATCTACTATCGGATCCTGAGTCTTGACTTCGTCTATGGGCGTTAAATCCAGGTTTCGAGCAGTTTGCGCATAGACCGAGAGATTACTTAAAAACAGAACCATGAGGATGATTCTAAAACTTGTAAACATTTAGGACCTCTTTTATTAAGATATTTAATCATTTTAACTTCGCATATAATACTCTAGGAATTACTTTTTGCGATAATATAAAATTCAAAGCATAGGTTAAATCCCATGAATCAGAAGAACTCTCTTGAAAGCTTATTAAATAAACTCAAAGATAAAGGCATTAAGGAAACACAGATACTTCTTGAGTTAGAAAGATCATTCCTCGATACCGACCCGGCCACTTTTATCGATCATCAACGAGAAGAAAGATGTGGTTATCCAGAGGTGATATATGGCTTGCACAAAAGTGCCGAGCGAATCCTTTCGGCGAGTCGAGAAATTCTTAAACTCAAAACGAATGTCCTTATCAGTCGTATTAATCAAGAAAAGGCAAACATTCTTATCACTGAATTCCCTGATGCTTTTTATTGTGAAACAGCACAAATTGCCTATATAGGTGACTTCATTCAAAAATTTGATTCCAAACTCCTCATTATCAGTGCGGGAACTAGTGATGAATCAGTAGTTAAAGAAGCCTATTATTCGGCTCTCGCATTTGGCTTAAAGCCCACGCTCATTCAAGACCTAGGCGTTGCGGGACTCCACCGACTCTTAGCTTACAAAGACGAGCTTTCACAGGCGGACTGCATCATTGTGGCCGCAGGAATGGAAGGCGCTCTTCCCAGTGTTGTCGGAGGCCTGACGACCGCTCCCATCATCGCAGTCCCCACTAGCGTTGGCTACGGAGCCAACATGGAGGGCGTCACCACGATGATGGCGATGCTGAGTTCTTGTGCATCAGGGCTCAGCGTGGTGAATATTGACAATGGCTTTGGTGCGGCTTACGCGGCCTTAAGAATGATAAAAACTTTTGAGAAAAAATGAATCCTTCCTTCAACTTTAAAGATGCTGAAACATATCTTGATTCCCTACTCGTTTTTGGGATCAAACTTGGCCTAGAAAACATGGTGAGCCTCAATCAACTCTTAGGTGACCCCGCTTCTTCCTTAAAATTCATTCACGTCGCTGGCACCAACGGAAAAGGCTCTACTTGTGCGATGATCGCAACTGCCTGTAAATATTCTGGACTAAAAACAGCTTTTTACTCATCTCCTTACTTGGTCAACTTCTTGGAACGATGGCGAATCAATGGCACCCCCATCCAAGAAGAACTCTATTTAGAAGCTATCCAAGAAATTATGCTAATTGAAGATCAGTTAATCGAAATCACCGGAGTTAAACCCACCTATTTCGAAGTACTTACCGCGGCGGCTTTAATTATTTTCCAAAAAGAAAAATGTGAGCTCGTTGTTTGGGAAACAGGCATGGGAGGACGACTCGACGCCACCAATATCGTCAATCCCCTCATGAGCATTATCACCAATATCGCCATGGATCACGGCTCTTATCTAGGTGAAACCATTGAAGAAGTCGCATCGGAAAAAGCCGGGATAATAAAAGCAAACACCCCCTTTATTTGCGGTGAACTCGACCCCAAACTCAAAAGTATCTTTGCGCAAAAAGCACAAAAGTCATCTCAATACTACATGGATACTGATTTCCTAAGCCATCGCCAGGGCACGGACATTCAATATCAAGGCACCCATGAACTAAATTATAAGCTCCGTTTACTTGGTGACCACCAAGTCAGTAACTCTTCTATTGCCATTAAAGCTTTAGAAGTACTGGAAGATCAAGGCATCTTAGAATCTGCGATCATCGCTGCGAAAGGTATTCAATACGCCCATTGGCCTGGTCGCATACAAGAACTCCCCAATCAAATTTACGTCGATGGCGCACACAACCCTGCAGCAATGGAAAAACTAAGCCATTGCTTTACTGGGAAAAAATTCACTGTCCTTTGTGGCATGATGGAAGATAAAGACATAAAAGCCACGCTAAAAAAGCTCGCTCCTATCTGTAAGAATTTCATCGCCATTCCGATCAATATCCCTAGAGCTATCCAAGCAGAAACTCTTGCTGACATCGCTAAGGAAACTTTAAATTGCCCCTGTAGTTTTCAGAATAATTGGGAAACTTGTATCAATAACATCGAAGGAAAGGTCTTAATCACTGGCTCTCTCTATTTATCCGGAGAGGTATTAAGCAAACTAGCCCCTGACAGCGCCTTAAGATGCGATATTCTTGAATAATACCAGCGCTAACACAAGTACCAATAACGCAATAATAATATAGATTTTTTTTCGCGATAAACCCTTGGGTTCATTCACTTTATTCTCTGCATGCTCAATCATTAGATTTTCGATCTCTAATTTTTTTGTCCCTGTTAAATCAAAACAGGTATCAAAATGAATAGGTCTTATCGAATCGTGAAACCTGTGCCTCAAATCAATTAAATCTTGATGCACTTCTTCCATTGTCTGATAGCGATCCTCAGGCTTATAAGCCATACATTTCTTAATCAGCTCGCAGAAGCCTTCACTAAGATCAGGGTTCAACTCACTAGGATCAGGCGCTCCCTGTTCAAAATTTTCATTAATTATAGCTTGAACACCCTCAACTTGAAACGGTTTCTGACCCGTAACCATGAAAAATAAACTGGCTCCAAGAGAAAATATATCTGCTCGACCATCAGCATTTGCTGCATCCAAAGCTTGTTCAGGGGACATAAAGTGCGGCGTACCCAAACCGGTCTTGGTCATAGTTAAGCTCGGAGAGCTCTTTTCGATATTTTGTAGCTTCGCCAAACCCAAATCACCCACTTTATATAAACCATCGACTGAAATCATTATATTATCGGGCTTAATATCCCTATGTATAATCCCATGATGATGCGCCACGCTCATAGCACGTGCCACTGACTCACCTATATCAATTGAGTCTCGCTCAGAATAATTGCCATTTCTTTTCATTTCCAGAAAAATACTAGAGCTCATCTTTTCCATTACGTAATAAGGGTGATCATTTTGATCATTCCCACACTCCATAACTCGAACTAGATTAATATGCTCAATTGAGGCGGCTAAACGAGCTTCTTGAATAAAACGCTTAGCTGATGCTGGCTTCTCCGTCACATCTCTAAAAAAAACCTTGATCGCAACTGGAATATTTAATACTTCATGGCGCGCGGCATAAACCTTACCCATGCCACCCACACCCAAGGGGCCCTCAATTTTATATGGACCTACATATTCAGGAATTGTTTCATTATCAGAACGAGTACTATTGTCTTCCATATAATTATACGAGCTTATTGTTTTATATAACTTTAAATCTATTTAATAGTGTATATTTTAACAGTGTGTAAGACAACTTCAATACTAATATATATAAAGGATTCAACTAATGTCAGATAACTCTCTCACAAAACAAGGCTACAGCAACGAGGACGCTTACATTAAAGAGAAAGAAATCGCTCTCCGCGCAGAAAGAGATGAACTCAGAGCTGTACAAGCAAAAGAACAAGCAAAAGAACTTCACTGGATGCGCTGCCCTAAATGCGGCGGTCAGATGGAAGAAAAAGATATGGAAACAATGAAAATCGATATCTGCAATTCTTGCGAAGGCATGTACTTC is from Lentisphaera profundi and encodes:
- a CDS encoding DUF1592 domain-containing protein, producing the protein MTVDSERQKCVFCKKELEWKNNKPHCSCGGSYFTVPLGTPEIKVSCPSCQRNLLLDREAFNHKLACSCDAYICVLEQTACPQESVPAASCDNDCSEEQKSAPQVGLATKSPEVKKSTKIKIDQVKTKKRKALRRSQKKSKVPMILGFIFCALVGAAYYLFLNSDNIKPEITLSTKLSEKVLVPEEAKGEVLDQVTKKEVEITEDISPKGRSLYQAKDLEESAISEIIKNFAKIDSGLEFNKLKVDLEDFSSLRGKHLPKEKTNLDILKISDYKNRVSPFFDKYCTECHGVKKQKGGMRLDTLAYALKTPGDVQHWQDVLDTLNGAQMPPKKSDQPEVKEMSGVIRSLSESLSTARLHFASQKGVATIRRLNRREYQRTMYELLGVEVDVEAIPEDNLYNGFDTVGEALSISPFQVRQYFKSAEEAVKKAMKMQSEEKRLPKVYSFELEDLLASRIDKEMKKIKKNIKRQQDIENDMKALPMKQVLAKYKQADEVALKNRLKGALRDGLHSPWNNYVDMEVTKKGGLLFPYSNGFNGNLQRFELDFSKQVPPGEYILRVHSALHKANVKSAYLKVAMGGRKTAVTLAAIPVFKSLEEGQVNEVLVKISDDKKGEKLILSVPFEMLVPVEGKKLNKRADKNHEGVDGIWIDRIEFIGPINRSKGEEVFMNEDENDLVQAEKKAGIILVNFAKKAFRGAQVSDAYVKRVMKVFREEFSTKKSMKEALVRPISTILSSGHFLYMVEESGEKRTWVNDRELAIRLSYFLWSSMPDEELMRLAQKGVLHRPTILKQQIDRMVENDKFQGFIGGFASQWFELEKVLEIAVNQNIYRSYNDAVKLSSIKESQLFINELFQKNLSLDNLIHSDFTLVDDSMAIFYGLAPKGESGFRLERFDKDSKRGGMLSHSSVLTMTSNGDRTSPVERGAYVLKKFLNRPQMLPPPNVPQLDIDLGKQIDTVRKSIAAHSALPQCASCHDLIDPLGFGMENFDTVGKWRTQEAVPGKKKKVTYSAIDSEGRLPDATPFDGFVEMRKGLMTQREDMLRGLIKAMLTYGLGRPVGFQDSQLVEDIFQYTIKNDYGARALLYAVATSDAFHLK
- the fbaA gene encoding class II fructose-bisphosphate aldolase; this translates as MAKVFDSVKPGVATGDDLRKIFDVCKEHKAALPAVNCVNTDSVNGVIEAAAIVGSPVIIQFSNGGGAFFAGKGLKMEGQKAQVIGTISGAKHVHEVAEAYGVPVILHTDHAAKKLLPWIDGLLDASEKHFAETGKPLFSSHMIDLSEESLEENLSTCEKYLERMAKMDMTLEIELGCTGGEEDGVDNSDMDASLLYTQPSEVSEAYERLSKISPNFTIAASFGNVHGVYKPGNVKLTPTILRDSQAYITEKFNTGENPVDFVFHGGSGSSPKEITEAISYGVIKMNIDTDTQWATWEGVMKFYKEKEAYLQGQIGNPDGADKPNKKNYDPRVWLRKGQETFVARIVQAFEDLNGKGLN
- a CDS encoding tetratricopeptide repeat protein, which gives rise to MFTSFRIILMVLFLSNLSVYAQTARNLDLTPIDEVKTQDPIVDDEVKKDEREKVQEKRLEKLEKAAEAGSKTAILELGNNYFYGRLGLEKDTAMAAQWWRRGADKNHRQCMYNLANLYIRGDGVEKSEDEGLKYYMKAADFGLVQANINAALLLDRREDYKKAIRYFQEASLIKDYRAISRLAEYYERGLGGPKRVLDAIALYRESAQKGNADAQLKMAEFSNNQEYPSVYNRKEALKWLMLSADNGNSTSEARVAYCYQNGIGVRKDNEVAIRWFLRAANKNYPPAQVALGNCYSVGSGVSANLEIAYTWYEKAARLGNSSGLYNAGVCHIRGIGTKVNVARGLDYYQRAAEQNYAQAIYVLAYMYETGEDVKKDINKAIIYYQKAALQNHADALYELGRIYLAGEYLKANRDQAEIMLKKSAEMGNRDAFVLYQKSFVQKN
- the larB gene encoding nickel pincer cofactor biosynthesis protein LarB, with the translated sequence MNQKNSLESLLNKLKDKGIKETQILLELERSFLDTDPATFIDHQREERCGYPEVIYGLHKSAERILSASREILKLKTNVLISRINQEKANILITEFPDAFYCETAQIAYIGDFIQKFDSKLLIISAGTSDESVVKEAYYSALAFGLKPTLIQDLGVAGLHRLLAYKDELSQADCIIVAAGMEGALPSVVGGLTTAPIIAVPTSVGYGANMEGVTTMMAMLSSCASGLSVVNIDNGFGAAYAALRMIKTFEKK
- a CDS encoding bifunctional folylpolyglutamate synthase/dihydrofolate synthase, translating into MNPSFNFKDAETYLDSLLVFGIKLGLENMVSLNQLLGDPASSLKFIHVAGTNGKGSTCAMIATACKYSGLKTAFYSSPYLVNFLERWRINGTPIQEELYLEAIQEIMLIEDQLIEITGVKPTYFEVLTAAALIIFQKEKCELVVWETGMGGRLDATNIVNPLMSIITNIAMDHGSYLGETIEEVASEKAGIIKANTPFICGELDPKLKSIFAQKAQKSSQYYMDTDFLSHRQGTDIQYQGTHELNYKLRLLGDHQVSNSSIAIKALEVLEDQGILESAIIAAKGIQYAHWPGRIQELPNQIYVDGAHNPAAMEKLSHCFTGKKFTVLCGMMEDKDIKATLKKLAPICKNFIAIPINIPRAIQAETLADIAKETLNCPCSFQNNWETCINNIEGKVLITGSLYLSGEVLSKLAPDSALRCDILE
- a CDS encoding serine/threonine protein kinase — translated: MEDNSTRSDNETIPEYVGPYKIEGPLGVGGMGKVYAARHEVLNIPVAIKVFFRDVTEKPASAKRFIQEARLAASIEHINLVRVMECGNDQNDHPYYVMEKMSSSIFLEMKRNGNYSERDSIDIGESVARAMSVAHHHGIIHRDIKPDNIMISVDGLYKVGDLGLAKLQNIEKSSPSLTMTKTGLGTPHFMSPEQALDAANADGRADIFSLGASLFFMVTGQKPFQVEGVQAIINENFEQGAPDPSELNPDLSEGFCELIKKCMAYKPEDRYQTMEEVHQDLIDLRHRFHDSIRPIHFDTCFDLTGTKKLEIENLMIEHAENKVNEPKGLSRKKIYIIIALLVLVLALVLFKNIAS
- a CDS encoding zf-TFIIB domain-containing protein; amino-acid sequence: MSDNSLTKQGYSNEDAYIKEKEIALRAERDELRAVQAKEQAKELHWMRCPKCGGQMEEKDMETMKIDICNSCEGMYFDKGEFEIASKSLESHTVFDKVASFLKW